A stretch of DNA from Pleurocapsa minor HA4230-MV1:
TTAGTCAATATCTTAAACTCAGATTTTTTCAACTTTTTATTGTCAAATATATTAATTTTTTTATGAAAAGTTTAAAGTTTATTTGATAAATGAGTGATTCAAAATGGTTGTCAATTAAAAAACAGTATCCTATAAATTATAAGTTTAAAGGAAAAGTTTTTAGAATACGTCCCTATGGCATATTTATTAAAATTGATAACATAAAAAACAATAATAGTAAGTATTTAGGAATAATTAACGTTGGACATAGTGCTTGGTGTCCAAAAGATTGTAAAAAATTACCTTTTGATTACTCAGAGTGGCCTAGAGAAAACACTTTTATAGACTGCATGGTATGGTATTACAATGAGCATTCAATGCAATTGGGATTATGTTGGCTTGGAAACGATAGTTAATTTCATTCTATTTTCCGCCATTAAAATTCTGTACCGATAATGCAGCGATGATCGCTTGTGCCTCAGCTCAGCATTTTAACCTGAGACATGTTTCTAGTTTGGATTTAGAAGTGCGATCGCGGATGCCCATCGATCGGGTAATGGAGCTATATAAGTAGAATACATTAATTATCTATGAACAATAAGGTGTAATGTCTACGCCACATTGATCCGCAAGAAAACATAAAGCACGAAATCTCAAGCCAATTAACTCCTCGTACAAGGGGTTGAATTTACACAAAGCAGGAATCCGCACTATTACTTTACCAAATGCTCGTATTTCTCTAGCAAAAGGACATTGAGCAGGAATTAATCGGACAATTAGTCTTGCGGTTTGCTCTTGGTCGATCTCTAAGTTATTGACCCATTGCTTGAGTACTAGGATAAATTTGAAAGTTTTTGGTTGCGGTTTTTGAATTAAGGTTGTCATTCTGCTTGATTTACTTTGCTTAACTGTCATCGTTATATAAATAAGTTAACACAATGTTTTTACTATTTATATATAATTTTTTTTTATGATTAATTAGCAAAATTTATCGTTTCAGAGTGACTTAAGATTTCAGCTTGGCGATCGCTATATTGAGACCTGATTAAAGCCAGAATCCTCAATATTCATGCAGTTTAAGGAAGAGAATTGTTAAGATCGGTAGTCGAAATGCTGAGATGTTCAAGCTGCTTGGCAGGTAGATTTATTTAACCAAAAAAGATTTAGAAGTTCCTCAAAGCATGAGTTTGTTAAGATTTTTAAGTAGGTGGCTCACTATTGTGAGTCTGTTGGGGATTATTTCTGGTTGCGACCTAAATTCTCTGGCTCAATCCCAGGATGTAACCAGAGAAACAAAGCCCAAAGTACAGCCAGCAAAGCAGGTGGTGGCGTTAGGTAAATTAACTCCTAAAGGTGAAGTGATTAAACTCTCAGTAGCAAATGCTGAAGATAGTCGAGTCAATCAGATCTTAGTTGATGAGGGCGATCGCGTGAAGAAAGATCAGGTAATTGCTATTCTTCAGGGATTTGAAAACAGCCAGAGAAATTTGGAAGAGGCTGAAAAAGAGGTGGAGTTAACCCAAGCAAGATTAGCACAAGTCCAAGCAGGAGAAAGTAAACAAGCGCAATTGGCTGCACAACAAGCCAATATATCTCGTCTTGAATCTCAATTACGTAATGAGACAGCAGAACGACAGGCGGCGATCGCCTCTGCTAAAGCACAGCTAAAACAGGCTCAATTAACTTACGATCGCAACCGCAGTTTACAACAACAGGGAGCGGTGAGTATTCAGGCTTTCGATCGAACCAAAGAAGGGTTAGATATGGCTCAGGCTACCTTAAACGAAAGACTTGCTCAGTTAGGTAATACTCAGCAAACTTTAAAGCAGGAAATAACCCAAGAACGCGAAAATTTAGCTCAATTACAGGAAATTAGACCAGTAGATCTTAAGGTAGCAGAACTAGAAGTAGAAAAAGCAACTATTGCCGTGGAAAAAATTAAAGCCGATCTTGAGGACACTAAAGTAAAAGTGCCGATTTCTGGTCAGATCTTGCGCATTAATACCCGTGTGGGGGAACAGGTAAACACCGAAGAAGGAATTGTCGAATTAGGTCGTACGGATGAAATGTATGCGATCGCCGAAGTGTATGAAACTGACATTGGGAAGGTAAAAATTGGACAGCCAGCAACGGTTAGCAGTGAGTATGGCGGATTTACAGGTAAGTTAAAGGGAACAGTCGAACATTTGGGTTTACAAGTAGGAACTAAAGAATTATCTGCAACCTCTGAAGAAGATCCTACTCAAGACGAAAATTCTCGCATTGTCGAAGTTAAAATTCGCCTTAATCCTGAAGATAGTCAAAAGGTGTCAAGCCTAACTAACATGCAAGTTAGGGTAGAAATCAACAATTGATTACTAATCATTTTTAATCTTTTCAATGATATATACTAAAAATATATACTATCACTAAATTTAAGATGGAAACAGCTAAACTATTTCAAAATGGTCAAAGCCAAGCAGTTAGGCTACCCAAAAAATATCGTTTTCCTGGAGATAAAGTCTTAATTAGACGCATAGGTAATGCTGTAGTGCTTTTACCATATCAAGATGCTTGGGAAACGTTGTTTGAGAGCTTAGAGCAATTTTCCGCTGATTTTATGAGTGAAAAACGCCAGCAACCAAAATCACAAGAACGAGA
This window harbors:
- a CDS encoding Mo-dependent nitrogenase C-terminal domain-containing protein, whose translation is MTTLIQKPQPKTFKFILVLKQWVNNLEIDQEQTARLIVRLIPAQCPFAREIRAFGKVIVRIPALCKFNPLYEELIGLRFRALCFLADQCGVDITPYCS
- a CDS encoding HlyD family efflux transporter periplasmic adaptor subunit; the protein is MSLLRFLSRWLTIVSLLGIISGCDLNSLAQSQDVTRETKPKVQPAKQVVALGKLTPKGEVIKLSVANAEDSRVNQILVDEGDRVKKDQVIAILQGFENSQRNLEEAEKEVELTQARLAQVQAGESKQAQLAAQQANISRLESQLRNETAERQAAIASAKAQLKQAQLTYDRNRSLQQQGAVSIQAFDRTKEGLDMAQATLNERLAQLGNTQQTLKQEITQERENLAQLQEIRPVDLKVAELEVEKATIAVEKIKADLEDTKVKVPISGQILRINTRVGEQVNTEEGIVELGRTDEMYAIAEVYETDIGKVKIGQPATVSSEYGGFTGKLKGTVEHLGLQVGTKELSATSEEDPTQDENSRIVEVKIRLNPEDSQKVSSLTNMQVRVEINN
- a CDS encoding antitoxin, translated to METAKLFQNGQSQAVRLPKKYRFPGDKVLIRRIGNAVVLLPYQDAWETLFESLEQFSADFMSEKRQQPKSQERETAFE